A segment of the Sander lucioperca isolate FBNREF2018 chromosome 7, SLUC_FBN_1.2, whole genome shotgun sequence genome:
GACCGGCGCTGCGCTCCCCCTCGCCGTAGGGAAAGCGGACGCTCTGCCGCCGCCACAACTAGACCGCACTTGCCCATCCCCCATGCTCATCGACTGCCCGCACCCCAACTGCAACAAGAAGTACAAGCACATCAACGGGCTCAAGTACCACCAGGCCCGAGCGCACAACGACCACGACGTCCGGTTGGACCAGGACGGCGACAGCGAATACGGGGACGACCCCGCGCTCCACCCGGACCCGGCCTCCTGCAACGGGGCCGCCATTTCCCCCGCACGCTCCACCACGCCCAAAGGACGCGGCTTCGACGCCCCATCGCCCTCGCCGGGGAAGCTGACGTCGAAGGGGAAGAAGAAGGCAGGAGAGGCTGAGCCGGACGCGACGGACTGCGGCGAGGAGACAGCGTGTTTAACGGACGACACCAGCAACGACGGGATGGACGACAGGAAGGCGAAGAAGATGGCGCTCGCGGGCAAAACCGATAAACTTACACAGAAAGGCGTGAAGCCAGGCCGCCCTGTCGCGCCCAACGCCCCCTCGCCATACGCCCTGCAGGCGTCCTCCCCCGCTCTAGGCTCAGTGGTTCAGCCCGTCCCCAAGAGCCCCCAGCTGAAAAACACGCAGCCCAAAGCGCCCCCGCTGGCGGACGCCGCGACCAGCCCCCCCCTCGGGAAggacaagaagaagaaggacaagaagaagcgcgagggagggaaggagggcgACAGTCCGAAGGGGAAGGGCGCCAGGCCGGAGGACGGGAAGAGCCCGTACTCGGAGTCGCCAGACGCCTTGCTCAACGGCTCCTCGGAGGCACAGCAGAGCCGCCTGGCGAGCATCAAGGCCGAGGCCGACAAGGTGTACAGCTTCTCGGACAACGCGCCCAGCCCGTCCATCGGCGTGGCGAGCCGGATCGAGGCCGGCCTCGGGCCGCAGCTCAACCAGAACGGAGCCGACAACGCGTCCGTCAAAACCGGCAGCCCCGCCTACTCGGACATCTCGGACGCCGGGGAAGATGGCGAGGGGAAGACGGAGGGCGTGAAGGTGAAAACGGAGCCGGACCAGGGGCCTCGTGAAGGCGCCAAGAAGGCGCTGTTCCCCCCTCAGGCGCCCAGTAAAGAGTCGCCGTACTACCCCAACTACGACTCCTACTACTCCCCGAACTACCCCAACCCGAGCCCGGGCGCCGCGCCCACGGCGCCCCCCCACGTGGAGGGAGCTCAGGTGAAggtgaagaaggaggaggagcctGAGTTGTGCGAGGACCTCAAGCTGAAAGTGGAGCCACCGGAGGAGAGGAAGGTGGAGCCGGGACCTCAGCAGCCGTCCGTCATCCAGCAGCGCTCAAACATGTACGCCCAACCGCTGTACTACAACCAGTACTACGGTATCCCGCCGTACTCGTACTCCCCCGACCAGGCCTACCACGCCCACCTGCTGGCCTCCAACCCCGCCTACCGCCAGCAGTACGAGGAAAGGCAGCGGCTCGCCGACAAGAAGGCCGAGGGCAAGGAGCGGGAGGCGTCCGGGAAGGAGGAGTGGAAGCATAAAGCCTCGGTGCCCCCCACCCTCTCCAGAGCGCCGAGCCTCACCGACCTGGCCGCTAAGGGGGCGCTGAACCAACCGACCAAGCCCAAAGAGACGCCGCCAGCGGCAGAGCAAGCCAAGTCGGTCATCATGGCGAAGGGAGAGGACCAAAAGGCCGCCACCGCTGCCCAGCCAGAGGGCCTGAAGATGAAGCTGAGCGAAGCAGGGCATCATGGGAAAGAGGAGGCCAAGCCAGGGGGCGAGCCAGGCAGGCCGACAGGCGTAGAGCCCGCCATGTGGTACAGACAGGTAACGgcatttgacccgttttcaaagtttctagatcataaatatgggtttcttttaagcaaattgccccaaaataacgtggatggttccataagacggaaattaaggatcagatctctactttcattgaattttgggtgttttattcagttttatagcattatcctgactaaactttgacatgtcATTATCCGTTACCTtcattcctctgatcttaaccatTAGTCCAAATCATTCATCGtttgtgctttttttcttacacaaaaatttgaaaatttcatataaatgaggtttactGACCATGAATACCAacaataagtgtaaaactagtgcaaATAAATAGGTCTAGTGGTGAATATACTGGTGTTAATGGAAACAAGtgccaaaaacgttgaaataagcaacaaaaacgtaaaaacagTGTCTAAAAGAGTTTTAATATGCATGCTCTTGgaggaattactagaattgttgggtccttgtatgttatagagtgtggtctagacctactctatctgtaaagtgtcttgagataactcttgttatgatttgatactataaatagaattgaattgaattgaattttgacCGGGAGGACAACAGGGTAAAAGGGTTAAAGGGAGACATGGCAGGTGGATGGAGTCAACATTTCATCAGCATGAAACGTTCCCTTGATTTTTGCATTGCAAGTTTTcaaaaaatgttatgtttaaatatgcaagtgAGGCATtatccagtccctccagaacaACGCGATTATGTGAaatcataattcaacgcataatcagccaaagtctgcatatttatgcgggggccgcatttttttcaaatacgccgggcttgcatgatttcataatccccgcattttcgttgcaaaaaagtcacacatatcgtagcagaaagttgaaaaatgttgcgtttacttcacacaagagcagccattttcccctgttgccatgggaacgttatgaagtgacataattacgcgacgtgaacatcatcgaaaagctgcaaaccccgcgatgaagccacgatgaaaccacagtttttgcaagttcctgcaatttcatcacataaaattgcataaatatcccgcatattccatcacatttcttaagaaaacgtgccgcataatcaaggattttagcccaaaacaatcacaaaaaaactctgcatttttctggaaggactgattatcTAGTGCTAACTTTTGGTCAATttcacaaacagacaaagtgtagataaataaatattttctgatagaagacatgttatggaagcaaaatctctaaaaactaaaatatgttttggcCTGTAGTGTCTCCTTTTAAAACCTCTTCATCAGATATCACCGCTGCCAGCTGTCTTTACCATCTTCTAACGTCCTCTCTGCAGGAGCCGGACTCGCGCTTGTGGCCGTACGTCTACCCCAACAAATACTCTGAAGCCCCGAAACCGCAGGAGGAGGACCGGTGGAAGGAGGAGCGGGAGCGGGAGCGCGACAGGAAGGGGAAGGAGGAGAGGCCTCGGCCGAAGGACGGCGGCCAGAAAGAGGAGCTGAAGGAGGGGGTGGAGGGCAGGACTCAGCTCCCTCCAGAGGAGCATAGGGGGGGAGGCAAGGAGCCCCGCCCCCCCCACATGCAGTTCTCCTCCCCTCTGGCGCAGCACCAGGGCTACATGCCGTACATGCACGGACCGTACGCCTACAGCCACGGCTACGAGCCCAGCCACCCCGGCTACAGAGGCATGCCCTCCGTCATGATGCAGAACTACCCCGGTAAGAGGGAGAACACGGTCGGATCCagtgttcattttgacagcaaattctgatttagtcttagtcttttgAATAACACACCATTTAGTTTTAGTCGTATTTTAGTCATCTGAAatcttttagtcttagtctagttttagtaaACCAAATATTAGCAGATTTTAGTCGACTAAGGGCcctgacccaccaaccagacggccgaccgtcggcagtgaagccagtcggactgatcagtcgggtccccgaggtccaaaaagttcctcagaacacactgaggagacgccgacttgagcgtacgctctgcacgtgcgcaaaacgtaatacgtctccatagcagcaggcggcgctgctctgtattgtttccattaacagtctgattatttcccagaaaatgaaaaccggcagctgattggacgaacgcgtcacgtggttcttttttctccagaaattcacagccagactgtcatggcggctcgttcagaatacgatctcatattggactaaaatagttcaccgaaacgtgtttctgaaaacattttaagagagaaataggccgtgcagttgctgaatctgtcttcatttcagatcaacaaaggtcagtttaaaagatcttcatcagattttgagagactcatccgctccccgtttccgggtgagtcccgactgccctgtctctgactgaacatgtcaggtcggcccaaatgaaggccgacggctcctcggacggccgacggcacgggacacaccgaccggactcgagtcaccgaccttgcCAGACGTCGGTGACTCCCGATTTTCGGGCTGGTCTCTCTAACTGGTCTCTCTAACTCTACAGTGGACTTAGTCGACTAAATGTTTCTCCAGAATTTCCGGTCATTGGAAGTATCCATCAGTCTGTTATGGAATGGTATTACAGTTTGAATATGTAATACAGACACAGATTTACCGGTTGGTCCTAGACCTAGCTCTGACATTCCTGTTGTTCATGAGACATGTCATTGCCCTCGGACCGGGTGAACTGCagaacgttagcatgttgctaaCGAGCCAAGTCAACTGAAATCAGCCAAAGCTGTGTAACTAAGACACGACTAAGTGTAATGTAAACATCCTTACTGTTGTGAAAACGTCCTCGAAACTGTGCAGAGTTCTGCAAACTCGTCCTCCTGTGTAACTGCTGCTGCGGTTGTTTAGCTGTTGCGTCTGCATATGCCGCGGCTTTTTGAAATGGCTCTGCTGCGTCCGCATTAATCAACCTACCCTCAAAGATCCGTTCTGATGGGATCTCTTCCCAACGTGTCCCACAAAAAAGAGAGGTTCTGATTGGATCTCTTCTCCATTCGTCCCTCCCTAACATTTTCATCTAATTTTTATTTGTTGACTAAAGTGTCTGTTATATTTCGTCACAGTCTTCGTCATCAtatctgactttttatttagtttttatttagttgtcGTTGACGAATATTTTTCGTCATAGTCTTCGTCAACGAAATTACCACTGGTCGGATATAAAGGGGGCTCACTGATTTAAATAACCTTTATTTTAACCAGCGCCGTCTGGAGTCACAGGAGTGCCGAAAATAGAATACatttgttaaccctcctgttgtcctcgggtcaaatctgacccattttcaaaaagtttctacatcagaaatgtgggtttctttccgATGCCGATAGCAGTATTTTAGGCGGTATCGGAGGCTTTTTCGATATTGGTATCAGAACATCTCTAGTTGACTCCCCTGGTTTCTAAAAGCAGGGTTctcgcggggtcttaaaaagtcgcAGTCTAAAATTCGGAACTTTAAATTTAAGGCCTTAAGACGTCTTAAAAACGGCCAGATTTTCATCcgaggtcttaaatttcatttatTCAGGTCTAGAAAAGATTTTACCCTCGTTCATTTCCAGAAACGCTGGCCGCAGAAAGAAAAAGTATGGAGTCGTAGTCTACAGAGAGAAAGTATGGAGTCGTAGCCTACAGAGAGAGAGTATGGAGTCATAGTCTACAGAGAGAGAGTATGGAGTCATAGTCTACAGAGAGAAAGTATGGAGTCATAGTCTATAAAGAGAAAGTATGGACTCATAGTCTACAGAGAGAAAGTATGGAGTCATAGTCTATAAAGAGAAAGTATGGACTCATAGTCTACAGAGAGAAAGTATGGAGTCATAGTCTACAGACAAAGTATGGAGTCATAGTCTATAAAGAGAAAGTATGGAGTCATAGTCTACAGAGAGAGTATGGAGTCATAGtctacagagagaaagaaatgccaattagcCAGTTTagtaggtcttaaatttcaatcTTTATggtcttaaaatgtcttaaaaatgtcttaaatctGACTTACTAAAACCTGAGTGAACCCTGTAAAAGGTGCAGGAATATATTGCGTGTTATAATGCGACTGTTGAAGGGTTAAATGCTTCGTCAGCTCTCGCTCAGACGTGTCTCTGTCCTCAGGCTCGTACCTGCCGGCCGGCTACTCCTTCCCCTCGTACGGGGGGAAGGTGTCggcaggggaggagggggagaaggCCTCCAGGTCCAGTCCCACGGTAAAGCAGCCGGGCGAGGCCAAGGccctggagctgctgcagcagcacgCCAGCCAGTACAAGAGCAAGTCCCCGTCCGTCCAGGACAACAAGACGCCCCACGAGAGGGACAGGGAGCGGGACAGAGAGCGGGGGGGAGAGGGCGACCGGCCGCGGTCCTCGCCGTCCCAACGCATGCTCCCTTCACATCATCACCTGGGATACCCACTGCTGTCGGGACAGTACGACCTGTCCTACGCCTCAGGTGAGACTCCGCGACAACGTGACTTTGTAGgaagtagagatgcaccgatagaccggccggtgaccggaattggccggttttcacgtgctcggccatgaccggcgaccggcaggtcagtctgacatatagtgatttcatgctggtcaacgctccaattaactgacaacataagttataccagttacagttctcaaggacgcacgcacacacggacgccacagcacggacgccacagcacgctctctttctcctttctctcaacttttccgcctcttttccacatttctttagttgatattggatgtgaaaagaaggaaatggttctaacattgctctttagatgtgtgtgaatgtcccacaccaggagtaatttatatagttctattttatagtgatccattatctgttcaacacatgttctattaaagaaaagatagaaaataaatatgtgtgtgtgctgtaaagtggttagaaaaaatgaaattggaatcggctaaaatcggtatcagctggtctaactcaaagaaaatcagaaatcggaatcggcctagaaagttggaatcggtgcatctctaacatataggcacataatataaaaaaaatacaactataCAAATAACACATAATATCAATacaagttgtaatcggtgcagcTCTAGTAGAAAGTACCAacgtgtatgttgtgtgtgtcggCGTTCAGCTGATGAATACAGAGAGATATGTGATTTTTAGATCATATGGCTCAGCCCGAGCAGATACTGTTTACAGTCAGAAACTACTGGCTGTATTTCTGTAGCAGAACATCTGAGAACCTCACTTACACTTCaggaaaatattcatatttctgCCCAAATATTGAAGTAGCTGTAAAGATTTACTACTACTCAAAATCTGAAAGAATGTGCTTCAAATGTGTAATTTAtttccttctcttctctctccctctctgtgtgtctctctctctctctctctctctctctctctgtgtgtctctctctctttctttctctctctctctctctctctgtctctctctctctctgtgtctctctctctttctctctctctcgctctctctctttctctctctctctctctcgctctctctctttctctctctctctcgctctctctctttctctctctctgtgtgtctctctctctctctctttctctctctctttctctctctctctctctctcgctctctctctttctctctctctctctctcgctctctctctttctctctctctctctctgtgtctctctctctctctctctctctctctctgtgtgtctctctctctctgtgtgtctctctctctctctctctctctgtgtctctctctctgtctctctctctctctctctctgtgtgtctctctctctctctgtgtgtgtatctctctctctctctgtgtctctctctctctctgtctctttctctctctgtgtgtgtctctctctctctctctctctctctctgtgtgtctctctctctctctctctgtctctctctgtctctctctctctctgtgtatctctctctctctctgtgtgtctctctctctctctctctgtctctctctccctctctctctccccccctctctctctcaggtctcTCCTCTTCAGCCATCGTCGCCAGTCAGCAAGCGTCCGCCCCGTCCATGTACCCCCCCGCACGGAGGTGAGAACGGTAAGTCACTCACACCTTTTTATATCCTTAACATTATATATTCCTCCACATGTACTTACacacgtgtgtctgtgtctgtgtgtgtgtgtgtgtgtgtgtgtgtgtgtgtgtgtgtgtgtgtgtgtgtgtgtgtgtgtgtgtctgactgatcCCTCAGTCTGCAGCTCCCCCCAGTGTTCACTTGTGTGATGTTAACAACAATGAAGGCTGCAGTGGAGACTCAACTGACAGCAGCTGCACGTTGCCTTAGcttttccttccctctcttgaCCAATCCTGtcctctcttctgtctgcaGGCACACCTGATTGGCTGATCTCCACCCCCCCGCCccgagtcatgtgacttgatCACATGAGGAAGCATTTCTGTGTCGACATCAGTTCAATGGTGTTTGTGTACGTTTGATTTCTCCGCCTGGTCCTCCAGCTGGCCGTTCCCCGCCCCTGGCTGGACTGCCGAGGATTCAAATCTACTGGTCCTACTGGTCTCGCTGGTCCCGCTGGTCCCACTGGTTCCACTGGTCCTGCTGGTTCCAGGCGGTATCGGGTGCTGGGCGGGTGGGAGGCAGAGGTTTCGGCTCATGGACAAAGAGGACCTTGCGGGTGGAGACGCGTTGAGATGCTGTCGAGACGTATGGAGAAGCAGCCGGGTGGGTCGGACAGTTCTGGGCTGGGCGGTTCGGACAGTTCTGGGCGGTTCGGACAGTTCTGGGCGGGTCGGACAGTTCTGGGCGGGTCAGACAGTTCTGGGTGGGTCAGACAGTTCTGGGGGGGTCGGACAGTTCTGGGCGGTTCAGACAGTTCTGGGCGGGTCAGACAGTTCTGGGCGGTTCAGACAGTTCTGGGCAGCGGGGTCACTTCCCGTCTGCCTGAACCTTCAGTCGTCAcgttcttttaatttttttcctcaCGTAGGAAGGCGAAGGAGTCCCTCTGATTCTGAATCTGTCCCGTAGGTGACGGGGAGACTCTGATCCCGGTTGAATTGGGCCGTGGACGAACACCTGATGTCTGTCAGTTCCACCTCGCGTGTTCGTCCCGTCGACCGTGAAAAagtttggggttttttttaagtcaaaatttaaaactaaaaccttttttttcttcaaagtttgGTGTTTTTGCAACACTTCATGCTACTTTCCCCgacgtttttggcacttttttttcaagtttatgttggtttttttttaaattttttaagctttttccaacattttagtcactttcttcaaagctcttatcaatttcttttttcaaatgctattaattgattataaaaaaaactccaaattCAATGAATTCAGTGAACTGATTATGTACTTTAcatgtgaagagcgttgtacggaaccgtccacgttactttttttgacaatttggttgaaagaaactccAAATTTcggatatagaaacttttaaaaacaaggacaacaggagagttatggcgtttttccattacatggtacctgctcgcctcGCCTCGACACGCTGTGCGTCTGTTTTCtgttgcagattttagtcctGCCTCAGCGTGGCTGCTCGTTATGCCGGCTCAACAcgcacaccagcgcacaagtataaacatcaggccacttgagcttgttttacagttctgtggaggctccacgtaacctgactccagatggattgcttggcatttgctcggcatatccatctgggaactttccgttggagaacttttgggaaggggcgaaaatactggttagctgattggataaaccatccgtctatcaccacctatgttggtgatagacgggccaaatcaaccaatcagatcaacgatatatcaaaattttgccgaaaccagtcgggagaagagcaaaaacatcttttcctccgagaaaagcctccagcgCCGTTTTATGCTCTTCTTTCAaagaaggaatactttctaattcagataaaacttgcgtgatagctacgctcatctcatccgtggaagccgccacgttgtttagactgaacagtcgcttctcgttgcgtcacacctaaacccacctccaaaccaacgctgattggtcggtcgtttggcgaacggctgcaaattttctctgtctcaagatgccagactgatctgcgagtggaaaactggagctcaccAGATCAGGACGCTCTCACCAGGCTAGGCTCcaccagagctttctccgtagcctgtgtaagtggcctgatgtttatacttgtgcgctggtgtgtgcgtggagcatgtgtgtgtgtgtgtgtacgtaggctacggtgaaagctctgcagagcctctgcagaactgtaaaacaagcggcgccaCAGTAAACTACCGTGacctaacgtacacacacagaacgtggaaggtgtgttgttgttgccagaagacacatttagtttctaaagaagctggaggcagcaaaaaatacacagctggctaaactgtttaaaaatagcgggtttgttcaggacacccccgtctgtctctttcacgtcaccttttggtatcgcctcagctcgctgggaacctcgactgaggaggtactacataaagtacctgttagcaggtaccagggactttttttagtaacggaaaaccaaaaaagtcaAGGCgaggcgagcaggtaccatTGCACTGACAGACATCAGATGGGTCAGTTCAAACCGGATCCAAACATTATTTGTCTCTTCCCGTTTACTACCGTGtatatttttacaaaataatGTCCCATGGTGGTTGACAGGAaggcgccccccccccccccatgacctctgacctctctgAGAAGCTCAGTTCTGAACTGCAGCGGACACCGTCACACTTTGACCTGGAAGTATCTCCACTTCAcaggaaataattaaaaaaaaatgaaaaaaaaaatactgtggcCGGAGGAGGACGGACCAATCAGAGGGCAGCGCTCGGACTGTTGCTGCATCCTcagactcctcctcctcctcctcagtgtGTAGCTGTactgtactctgtgtgtgtgtgtgtgtatgcgtgtgtgtgtgtgtgtgtgtgtgtgtgtgtgtttgtgtaaatacTGTACAGAGGAATTATTTTAAAGAGCCTGTTGGATGCTGTTGGATTTCCTACTTCTTCTGTTTGTCTGGTAGCCTCTGCCTCTGTTTTTCTACTGTTGTTGATCTGATATTAAACCTGTAGCTGGTGGAACGGCGCCCGCGCTCACTGTCCTCATTCATCTGTTGTCGTAGAAACTACTCGCTCCTCTTCGCGCTTCAGGATGGGAGGTTGAACTCCAGCCGCCCGAGTGGTAACAGGAAACGAGTGTGTGAAGATACACACGAGTCAGGCAGACACATCTGTCAGTTTTAGGAGCCCTCACATtattcagcacacacacacacacacacacacacacacacacacacacagagacatacacacagacacacacagacatagacacacacacacacacacagacatagacacacacacacagacatacacacacacacacacacacacacagacatatacacacacacacacacacacacacacacacagagacatacacagagacatacacacagacacacacagacatagacacacacacacacacacacacacacacacacacacagagacatacacacagacatagacacacacacacacagacacacacacacacacacacacagagacatacacacacacacacacacatagacacacagacacacacatagacacacacacagacatacacacagacatagacacacacacacagacatacacacacacacacacacacacacagacatagacacacacacagacatacacacacacacacacacacacagacatatacacacacacacagagacatacacacagacacacacagacatagacacacacacacacacacacacacacacacacacacacacacacagagacatacagacacacatagacacacacacagacatagacccccccccacacacacacacacacacacagacatagacacacacacacacatagacacacacacacagacacacacagacatagacccacatagacacacatacacacacacacagacatacacacacagacatagacgcacacacacacacacacatagacacacacagacatagacacacatagacacacacacatacacacacacagacacacacacacacacacacacagtatttagCTGTGTTAATGTAAAGGGTGCCTTATATTTCAGactattaaaaatgtttttttaatactaaCTAGAACTGAAAATAATGAAATTTAAGGCTCAAGTATTCACCAGAAAGCTGTAAACTCAGGAAACTGGATGAAAGGtacggctgcaactaacgattatatTAATAGTTGATTAATGTGTAGATTAttgtctggatgaatggatgagttgtttagtctctaaaatgtggatcattGTTGTCCAAAGTCCGAGATAAACGTCCTCAcgtcaaagatcttcagtttcctgtcccagaggagtgaagaaacaatattcacatttaacaagctgacatcacactagTTTACCTGATTTATCATAAAaataatgactcaaactgattaatagATGATCAGAATAATTGCaggttaatttaatagttgacgaCTAATTTAAACTAACGACGATTCAtagttgcagctctacactTTAagcttttaaagtgcccatattatgagaaaatccctttttctgggattttggggagttattttgtgtctctggtgcttccacacacatacaaactttgataaaaccaTCCGTGCTGttctgagtgagatacggtttctgaatgtgtcctagTTCGACGTTCAGAAATTGAACCAGGTATGCACGTCTACAGATGTCCAAAATGGTCCTTTTTTGGACGTTCAGATATTGAGCCTGATTCCCACGTCTACAGACGTCCATAGGGGGTCCTAGTCAGACGTTCAGATACTGAACCAGTTCCGCACGTCTACAGACGTTCAAACCGGGGTCCTAGTCAGACGTTCACCTCTTTTGCACGTCCACAGACGTACAAAAGTGGGTCTGAACTGACTGACGTCATGCAGACATTATCTGAACGTCTATCTGACGTCGCATGTTTGCTGggctgccttcagtctccgggtgagctggtcaaaatctgcacggctttctacgtcactagctgagacgagggggctagggggctaaccgttagcatgctagctcgttctcaatggcaaaacactgctacaacacacactagttcaccataatctacaaaagaactacttccatgtccc
Coding sequences within it:
- the LOC116054922 gene encoding zinc finger protein 609-like; protein product: MSLSSGPAGGKGVDSNAVDTYDSGDEWDIGVGNLIIDLDADLEKDKLEMSSSKEGGGMAAPPSAVAALPDNIKFVSPVAAAQGKESKSKSKRSKNSKESAKAPVSDGAKKEVQGRAPLDAPTQNPNSTPPKGTDKSSKPSRTLPAAKKDKDGASGKTKKEKMEVVATGVAGAEKEPAAPVPRSGPFEGQQDPELAAAEQLGNMALDSAGIGQPVAMTTEQEEVDNGECRNLKKVVSVKMESPASTPAPPPLHLLAPVASSDISSPCEQLMVRTRSVAVNTADAAQATEPECLGPCEPGTSVNLEGIVWQETEDGMLVVNVTWRNKTYVGTLLDCTRHDWAPPRFCESPTSDVEMRSGRGRGKRMRPSSNTPLNDNSNSSDNKGSGSSKTRGAAANSKGRRGSQTAGGPEDAKASPSSAKRKTKPASDMEPTSSSEDTKASKRMRTNSTGAALPLAVGKADALPPPQLDRTCPSPMLIDCPHPNCNKKYKHINGLKYHQARAHNDHDVRLDQDGDSEYGDDPALHPDPASCNGAAISPARSTTPKGRGFDAPSPSPGKLTSKGKKKAGEAEPDATDCGEETACLTDDTSNDGMDDRKAKKMALAGKTDKLTQKGVKPGRPVAPNAPSPYALQASSPALGSVVQPVPKSPQLKNTQPKAPPLADAATSPPLGKDKKKKDKKKREGGKEGDSPKGKGARPEDGKSPYSESPDALLNGSSEAQQSRLASIKAEADKVYSFSDNAPSPSIGVASRIEAGLGPQLNQNGADNASVKTGSPAYSDISDAGEDGEGKTEGVKVKTEPDQGPREGAKKALFPPQAPSKESPYYPNYDSYYSPNYPNPSPGAAPTAPPHVEGAQVKVKKEEEPELCEDLKLKVEPPEERKVEPGPQQPSVIQQRSNMYAQPLYYNQYYGIPPYSYSPDQAYHAHLLASNPAYRQQYEERQRLADKKAEGKEREASGKEEWKHKASVPPTLSRAPSLTDLAAKGALNQPTKPKETPPAAEQAKSVIMAKGEDQKAATAAQPEGLKMKLSEAGHHGKEEAKPGGEPGRPTGVEPAMWYRQEPDSRLWPYVYPNKYSEAPKPQEEDRWKEERERERDRKGKEERPRPKDGGQKEELKEGVEGRTQLPPEEHRGGGKEPRPPHMQFSSPLAQHQGYMPYMHGPYAYSHGYEPSHPGYRGMPSVMMQNYPGSYLPAGYSFPSYGGKVSAGEEGEKASRSSPTVKQPGEAKALELLQQHASQYKSKSPSVQDNKTPHERDRERDRERGGEGDRPRSSPSQRMLPSHHHLGYPLLSGQYDLSYASGLSSSAIVASQQASAPSMYPPARR